Proteins co-encoded in one Psychromonas sp. L1A2 genomic window:
- a CDS encoding site-specific DNA-methyltransferase, translating to MNQDIYKKINSLSMLLGLSKHSQGDMFTPPIPTIPKFNQDCTLLCGDNLEYLLKMFPSHKSTIGFCYIDPPYNCGSKFIFNDSRNGTNTGAWGKHSEWLSFMLPRLVTAHELLKDTGVIAISIDDYEFPYLKILMDHVFGEENLLGNIVVCRSKNGKGSKKNIATNHEYLMVYGKTKKAILRGAPDDLDSYDKKDEYGYYRVDGLFRKKGQASLRTDRPNMYYPLYVNSNGKVFVNPAPELTEIFPVDSQGIDRRWLWGKETAEKREWQLYASPKGTIYVKNYSSKDKRKKIRTLWEKSSYYTERATLEIKKIFGDKIFDTPKPLEYIKDIIDQMAQPDDIIIDFFAGSGTTAQAARELNKTDKGTRRVVLMESDDLISPEHLAHKMGYKHICDITVQRLSFIKDDNADYDFVVVKNT from the coding sequence ATGAATCAAGATATATATAAAAAAATCAATAGCCTATCAATGTTACTAGGGCTTTCAAAGCATAGCCAGGGTGATATGTTTACACCTCCAATTCCCACAATACCGAAATTTAACCAAGATTGTACTTTGTTATGTGGTGATAACTTAGAGTATTTATTAAAAATGTTTCCTAGCCACAAATCAACAATTGGTTTTTGTTATATCGATCCTCCGTACAATTGTGGGAGCAAGTTTATCTTCAATGACTCTCGCAATGGCACTAATACGGGAGCTTGGGGAAAGCATTCTGAATGGTTATCATTTATGCTTCCCCGACTTGTAACAGCGCATGAGCTTCTTAAAGATACAGGTGTTATCGCAATCAGTATTGATGACTATGAGTTTCCATATTTAAAAATCTTGATGGATCATGTATTTGGTGAGGAAAATTTATTAGGAAATATTGTTGTTTGCCGTTCTAAAAATGGAAAAGGTAGTAAGAAAAATATTGCAACAAATCATGAATATCTAATGGTGTATGGGAAGACTAAAAAAGCAATCCTACGTGGAGCACCTGACGATCTGGATAGCTATGATAAAAAAGATGAATATGGTTATTACAGAGTTGACGGACTTTTTCGTAAAAAAGGTCAAGCTAGTTTAAGAACAGATCGACCAAATATGTATTATCCTCTTTACGTTAATAGCAATGGAAAAGTGTTTGTAAATCCTGCGCCAGAGCTTACAGAAATTTTTCCTGTTGACTCACAAGGGATCGATAGACGTTGGCTTTGGGGTAAAGAAACTGCTGAAAAAAGAGAATGGCAACTATACGCTAGTCCTAAGGGAACAATTTACGTTAAGAACTATTCATCAAAAGACAAACGTAAAAAAATAAGGACTTTATGGGAGAAAAGCTCATATTACACAGAACGAGCGACACTCGAAATCAAAAAAATATTTGGAGATAAGATTTTTGATACTCCAAAACCACTTGAATACATAAAAGATATTATTGATCAAATGGCACAACCTGACGATATAATAATTGATTTTTTTGCTGGTTCTGGAACAACAGCTCAAGCGGCTAGAGAGTTAAATAAAACGGATAAAGGTACTCGTAGGGTAGTTTTGATGGAAAGTGATGATTTAATATCACCTGAACATTTAGCGCATAAGATGGGCTATAAGCATATTTGTGATATTACTGTCCAAAGGCTTAGTTTCATTAAAGATGATAATGCAGACTATGATTTTGTGGTTGTGAAGAATACTTAA
- a CDS encoding GIY-YIG nuclease family protein: MKLKSIKYEGKEWDDYKELVAHSNRRKQSYKQITCAQFDAKWRKWQINNSDLEPTDELISAWLTPRAAASSLSYKGIRYNGPSALYEANIEIANIGFKAFHLNLRSNLTDIDDDFITACLKGTRVVSNEGTRISKYRKIWQDKEEPKVKWPMVSQRITNHRKVFGREPTKQGVEDYCVRQDAQWLDEGSPNFGLSRKKFFESLTAIQFKCSFKSWKRKIRRHLKLTESINEDLAIKLAEIPFNIDCVVGILYEVTNSVNDKKYIGITTQTLEERKRGHFRQAIRKSHSSGSLQEAIIQFGKGSFIFNEVGKFNSLDELENAEIQRIRKENTLSPYGYNLDPGGKGVNGFSNPMFYRGVAYKNLSSLAEILNLNLKRIESRLRLRWTLKEAIVVPKGMYLKTYRNGHKIPLKIKAMNAGIPYKKVHERMSAGWTENEALEKEPRCY, translated from the coding sequence ATGAAGTTAAAAAGCATTAAGTATGAAGGCAAAGAATGGGATGATTATAAAGAGTTAGTTGCCCATTCTAATCGACGTAAGCAAAGCTATAAGCAAATAACCTGCGCACAATTCGATGCTAAATGGAGAAAGTGGCAAATAAACAACTCTGATCTTGAGCCTACAGATGAACTTATATCTGCTTGGTTAACACCCCGTGCAGCAGCTAGTTCTCTTTCTTACAAAGGTATTCGATACAACGGCCCAAGCGCTCTGTATGAGGCTAATATAGAGATTGCCAATATTGGCTTTAAAGCATTTCACCTTAATCTAAGAAGTAACCTAACTGATATAGACGACGATTTTATTACTGCATGTTTAAAAGGAACAAGGGTCGTTAGTAATGAAGGGACTCGGATTTCAAAGTATCGTAAAATTTGGCAAGATAAAGAAGAGCCAAAAGTAAAATGGCCTATGGTTAGTCAACGGATAACCAATCACCGAAAGGTCTTTGGTCGTGAACCTACGAAACAAGGTGTGGAAGATTATTGTGTTAGGCAGGATGCTCAATGGCTTGATGAAGGTAGCCCAAACTTTGGGCTCAGTAGAAAAAAATTCTTTGAGTCTCTTACAGCCATCCAATTTAAATGCTCGTTTAAATCATGGAAAAGAAAAATTAGACGTCATCTTAAATTAACTGAGTCCATAAATGAGGATCTAGCCATAAAACTTGCTGAGATACCTTTTAATATAGATTGCGTTGTCGGTATCCTTTATGAAGTAACAAACTCCGTTAACGACAAAAAGTACATTGGTATTACTACACAGACATTAGAGGAACGTAAACGTGGGCACTTTAGGCAAGCTATTCGTAAAAGCCATTCCTCTGGTTCACTTCAAGAGGCTATTATCCAATTCGGTAAAGGTAGTTTTATATTCAATGAAGTTGGCAAATTTAACTCTCTTGATGAGTTAGAAAATGCGGAAATACAACGAATAAGAAAAGAGAATACTCTTTCACCGTATGGTTACAATCTAGACCCTGGTGGTAAAGGTGTAAATGGATTTTCTAATCCAATGTTTTACCGAGGTGTAGCTTACAAGAACCTTTCATCATTAGCTGAAATACTTAATTTAAACCTTAAGCGAATTGAGAGTAGATTGCGCCTTAGGTGGACTTTAAAAGAGGCAATCGTAGTACCCAAAGGTATGTACTTAAAAACATATCGAAATGGCCATAAAATTCCATTAAAAATAAAAGCTATGAATGCCGGTATCCCATACAAAAAAGTCCATGAACGGATGAGCGCAGGGTGGACTGAAAATGAAGCTCTTGAAAAAGAGCCTCGATGCTACTGA
- a CDS encoding penicillin-binding protein activator, whose amino-acid sequence MTIANISKRAVHLSFMAVSILLISACSGLGQDKKNAPTLFTDFYETAEYLLQQAEVVKEPKNTEWQLAAVQALTKESKYVLADSVIEYLQNKTLNAQQKNHLILLIADNQYAQNQLDKTMVSVKSIDMNVLSDQAKLHYLKLKTDLHVRKKEPQAAVDTLFMLTPLLKSDEQRQQYNDLLLTQLNMLDSSVLSSFEKVSSTPGADNFKQGWYALANVYHRYQLRTNQLIRGVDAWKLLYPTHPVLKYMPSQLLNLAEATPYQPSKIAVLLPLTGRFKKPAQAIQYGISYAFYNQAEAKKQLQAEQANGSGNASFITIDGDVQDGSQAASSRIIDRDFITAPPHILFLDTNTMTMQEIADQLHNQKIDFVIGPLLKPNLKAFLPLVGDIPVLALNSFPTKDGSATSSIHYAFPLSPEGEAEQAAEMIFQDKHTKPLIFAPNSDFGRRTSTAFEARWKELSRSQQASGNGLELYPAETHFFSKDTDYGKFLAEALQTDKSKERNHQMQTVLGRKLEQEVRSRADVDAIYIISKRKQLMFIKPFMSVAISPFAKEIPLYASSRSHVKDFTNTQDKELTGVTFSDVAFLLEDKTKMNEKVQAAWPQQRLSTLRLFALGNDSYSLIEQLKLLEVVEGYKFQGLVGEITLDARNTIKSKLSWATFQDGNLVEATSSISSQ is encoded by the coding sequence TTGACCATTGCAAATATATCTAAACGAGCTGTACATCTTTCTTTCATGGCGGTGAGCATTCTGCTTATTTCCGCTTGTTCTGGATTAGGACAAGATAAGAAAAATGCTCCGACTCTTTTTACTGACTTTTATGAAACAGCTGAATATTTATTACAGCAAGCAGAAGTCGTGAAAGAGCCTAAAAATACTGAATGGCAATTAGCAGCGGTACAAGCGCTCACTAAGGAAAGTAAATATGTTCTAGCAGATTCAGTAATTGAATACTTACAAAACAAAACCTTAAATGCTCAGCAAAAAAATCATCTTATTTTATTAATAGCTGATAACCAATACGCCCAAAACCAATTAGATAAGACTATGGTTTCTGTTAAAAGTATTGATATGAATGTGTTGTCTGATCAGGCTAAGTTACATTATCTAAAATTAAAGACGGATCTGCATGTTCGTAAAAAAGAACCTCAAGCAGCCGTTGATACTTTATTTATGTTAACGCCTTTATTAAAAAGTGATGAGCAAAGACAACAATACAATGACCTACTGTTAACGCAGTTGAACATGTTAGATTCAAGCGTGTTGAGTAGTTTTGAAAAAGTATCTTCAACACCTGGTGCCGATAACTTTAAACAAGGCTGGTATGCACTTGCGAATGTTTATCACCGTTATCAATTACGCACTAACCAGTTGATACGTGGTGTGGATGCTTGGAAGTTACTTTATCCAACTCACCCTGTATTAAAATATATGCCGTCACAATTACTTAACCTTGCTGAGGCGACGCCGTACCAACCTTCTAAAATTGCAGTATTGTTACCTTTAACGGGTCGATTCAAAAAACCAGCTCAAGCAATACAATACGGTATTAGTTATGCGTTTTATAACCAAGCAGAAGCAAAGAAACAGTTACAAGCAGAACAAGCGAACGGTTCAGGTAACGCAAGCTTTATTACTATTGATGGTGATGTACAAGACGGTAGTCAAGCTGCTAGTAGCAGAATAATAGATAGAGATTTTATTACTGCCCCACCTCATATTTTATTCCTTGATACGAATACGATGACCATGCAAGAAATTGCAGATCAACTTCATAATCAGAAAATAGACTTTGTTATTGGTCCTTTATTGAAACCTAATTTAAAAGCATTTTTACCGTTAGTAGGAGATATTCCTGTGTTAGCGTTAAATAGTTTCCCGACTAAAGATGGTAGTGCAACGTCATCGATTCATTATGCATTCCCACTTTCACCGGAAGGTGAAGCTGAACAAGCTGCTGAAATGATTTTCCAAGACAAACATACAAAACCTCTAATATTTGCACCTAACTCAGACTTTGGCCGCAGAACATCTACTGCTTTTGAAGCGCGTTGGAAAGAACTGAGTCGTTCACAACAAGCATCGGGTAATGGTCTTGAGCTATACCCTGCTGAAACACACTTTTTCTCTAAAGATACTGATTATGGAAAATTCCTTGCTGAAGCGTTACAAACAGACAAAAGTAAAGAACGTAACCATCAAATGCAAACAGTGTTAGGCAGAAAGTTAGAGCAAGAAGTAAGAAGTCGTGCCGATGTTGATGCCATTTATATCATTAGCAAACGTAAACAATTAATGTTCATTAAACCATTTATGTCAGTTGCTATTAGCCCATTTGCAAAAGAAATTCCTTTATATGCAAGCTCACGTAGCCATGTAAAAGACTTTACTAATACACAGGATAAAGAGTTAACGGGTGTCACTTTCTCAGATGTTGCTTTTTTACTCGAAGATAAAACTAAAATGAATGAAAAAGTACAAGCGGCATGGCCGCAACAACGTCTTAGCACATTGCGTTTATTTGCGTTAGGTAATGACAGTTACAGCTTAATTGAACAGTTAAAACTTTTAGAAGTGGTTGAAGGTTATAAATTCCAAGGTTTAGTGGGTGAAATAACATTAGATGCACGTAATACGATCAAAAGTAAGTTAAGTTGGGCAACCTTCCAGGATGGCAATTTAGTTGAAGCTACCTCGTCTATTTCAAGCCAGTAA
- a CDS encoding D-sedoheptulose-7-phosphate isomerase: MNEKIQAHFAESIQTKIVAAEALPEQIEAAALLLKDCLINGHKLLICGNGGAAGLAQIFASHLLNKYETDRPALPAIAITSDSSLVSAIASDSHFDQIYARQISALAQPGDVLITISHGGNSRNMVKAVETALSKNIHIIAMTGVDGGEIAGLLGADDIEIRAPSDKGARIEEIHMLVVNCLSDLIDQQLFPQY; the protein is encoded by the coding sequence ATTAATGAAAAAATTCAAGCTCACTTCGCAGAGAGCATTCAAACTAAGATTGTTGCAGCAGAAGCACTGCCAGAGCAAATAGAAGCAGCCGCTCTTTTACTTAAAGATTGTTTAATCAACGGCCACAAGCTACTTATTTGCGGTAATGGTGGTGCTGCAGGGCTAGCACAAATTTTTGCTTCACATTTATTGAATAAGTATGAAACAGATCGCCCTGCTTTACCTGCTATTGCGATCACTTCTGATTCATCATTAGTGTCAGCAATTGCCAGTGATAGCCATTTTGATCAAATTTATGCTCGTCAAATTTCAGCATTAGCACAACCGGGTGATGTATTAATTACTATCAGTCACGGTGGTAATAGCCGTAATATGGTAAAAGCAGTAGAAACCGCATTAAGTAAGAATATTCATATTATTGCGATGACGGGAGTTGATGGTGGTGAAATTGCCGGTTTATTAGGTGCGGATGACATTGAGATTCGAGCGCCAAGTGATAAAGGGGCACGAATTGAAGAGATTCACATGTTAGTAGTAAACTGTTTAAGTGACCTCATCGATCAACAATTATTTCCACAGTATTAG
- a CDS encoding tyrosine-type recombinase/integrase codes for MKQTVQQSVLQKIPHTYQRNGMYYFCYRVPKVIRIFYSFPSMIRQSLHTRSAIIASSMVNSFVSAFNEIKVHCVTKKIKKNIKQEFISIPTFLGDLIIDQGNGDIEAEKIAAKEILKDNPHLTDPDSARKLAEIQTKLVTNENDASLNKKIKQKKNFKPTIKDMYQKWEASWDEQGLIAKEQENHRRNMAILLYLHGDKQPDSITPKQADEVLSIAKRMPRSNMKPYNSMVKSSFSRELREEGYIQRIKMVLNNEVPETDRVANFSPVLKSCQGFYSWMASKYIVNDKPFNERRIKSSKKNKRGAFTVSELQRIVDFSSQQTDANKKFIPLIMAYTGMRNSEIQELERSQFKVCEDSGLFHIQVGITTSEVGKAKTEAGIRRVPLAQPLIDLGLMEYINSFSQPNERVFSVPNKWLTRYYGNTLKKACQLPEIDSSGHMLSMYSTRHSVVSFIRSQGANEAISTAIVGHESGSSVHDGYTKRALFPLNELKSYVDGLPWVINSSN; via the coding sequence GTGAAACAAACTGTGCAACAATCTGTGTTACAAAAAATTCCCCATACTTATCAACGTAATGGTATGTATTACTTCTGCTATCGCGTACCTAAAGTTATCAGAATATTTTATTCATTCCCTTCTATGATTCGACAGAGCCTCCACACTCGCTCAGCAATTATTGCTTCTTCTATGGTGAATTCTTTCGTTTCTGCATTTAATGAAATCAAGGTGCATTGCGTGACCAAGAAAATAAAAAAAAATATTAAACAGGAATTTATATCTATCCCTACTTTTTTGGGTGATCTAATAATTGATCAGGGAAATGGAGATATTGAAGCTGAAAAAATTGCTGCGAAAGAGATTCTTAAAGATAATCCTCACCTTACCGATCCCGATAGTGCAAGAAAATTGGCTGAGATTCAGACTAAACTAGTTACGAATGAAAATGATGCTTCTTTAAATAAAAAAATTAAACAGAAAAAAAACTTTAAACCAACCATTAAAGATATGTACCAAAAGTGGGAGGCTTCATGGGACGAACAGGGCTTAATCGCTAAAGAGCAAGAGAACCATAGACGAAATATGGCAATCTTGTTGTACTTACATGGTGATAAACAACCGGACTCAATAACTCCAAAACAAGCAGATGAAGTTTTATCAATCGCTAAGCGTATGCCAAGAAGTAATATGAAGCCATATAATAGTATGGTTAAGTCCTCTTTTAGCAGAGAGCTTAGAGAAGAGGGATACATCCAAAGAATAAAAATGGTGCTTAATAATGAGGTTCCGGAAACAGATCGAGTAGCCAATTTTTCACCTGTTTTAAAATCCTGCCAAGGCTTTTATAGTTGGATGGCTTCAAAATATATTGTAAATGATAAACCATTTAATGAACGACGAATTAAGAGTTCAAAAAAGAACAAAAGAGGGGCATTTACGGTATCAGAATTACAGCGAATAGTTGATTTTAGTTCCCAACAAACAGATGCAAATAAAAAGTTTATTCCACTGATCATGGCTTATACCGGAATGCGTAACTCCGAAATCCAAGAACTAGAACGGAGTCAGTTTAAGGTTTGTGAAGATAGTGGCTTATTTCATATCCAAGTAGGGATCACCACTTCAGAAGTTGGTAAAGCAAAAACTGAGGCAGGTATTAGACGTGTTCCTTTAGCGCAACCCTTGATAGATTTGGGCCTTATGGAATACATTAATTCATTTTCACAGCCTAATGAGCGAGTTTTCTCTGTGCCTAATAAATGGTTAACAAGGTACTATGGAAATACACTTAAAAAAGCATGTCAATTACCTGAAATTGATAGTTCTGGGCATATGTTATCAATGTACTCTACCAGACATAGCGTTGTTTCGTTTATTCGCTCGCAAGGTGCTAATGAAGCAATATCTACGGCAATTGTCGGGCATGAGAGCGGGTCTTCTGTACATGATGGCTATACAAAACGAGCGTTATTCCCACTGAATGAACTTAAATCATATGTAGATGGATTACCGTGGGTGATTAACTCGTCAAACTAA
- a CDS encoding YraN family protein has product MKLPRLFQASNSIGVQYEQQALAFLKAQGLLLVCQNFYCRYGEIDLIMSDNDTLVFIEVRYRKNQNYGGATASVTLQKQKKLIKTAKHYLSQLDNEPYCRFDVVAISEKTTQPQWIQDAFQE; this is encoded by the coding sequence TTGAAGCTACCTCGTCTATTTCAAGCCAGTAATTCCATTGGTGTTCAATATGAGCAACAAGCTTTAGCGTTTTTAAAGGCGCAAGGTTTGTTGCTTGTCTGTCAAAATTTTTATTGTCGGTATGGTGAAATAGATTTAATCATGTCTGATAATGACACTTTAGTGTTTATTGAAGTAAGATACCGCAAGAATCAAAACTATGGTGGTGCAACAGCATCAGTTACACTACAAAAACAAAAAAAATTAATTAAAACGGCAAAGCATTATTTATCACAATTAGATAATGAGCCCTATTGCCGTTTTGATGTCGTTGCAATCAGCGAAAAAACAACACAGCCACAATGGATACAAGATGCATTTCAAGAGTAG
- a CDS encoding Y-family DNA polymerase encodes MFALVDANSFYCSAEQVFRPEWRGKPIIVLSNNDGCIVAANKQAIALGVKKFYPFFKVKDLCERTGIIVCSSNYELYADLSHKMMQVIGRFAPSQHIYSIDESFLSFADCEHAIPDLALHAQAIRKAVWKETRLPVCVGIGDTLTLAKVANHVAKKWNGFNGVCVLDEKLKKDVFTQLSPSDVWGIGRKTNEKLKQNKIVTVEQLRKLDTRFLPKGFNVELSRTINELNGIACKTWDGVRADKLQIFSTRSMGKRIIDAQNLNQALAKHAAIAAIKAREQKSLCGTLMLFAANSPFDETPYSYKVIKQFAAPTNDTSQILKVISENMHHLYKSDVAYYRVGVGLLNLSSETHQQGDLFNPSKDNIKLMGAIDSINQRYGSCSLFFAAQGVDEPWSMRRELLTPQYTSNWRHLPKFTC; translated from the coding sequence ATGTTTGCATTGGTTGATGCAAATTCCTTTTATTGCAGTGCAGAACAAGTCTTTAGACCTGAGTGGCGCGGTAAACCTATTATTGTACTCTCTAACAATGATGGTTGTATCGTAGCGGCCAACAAGCAAGCCATTGCATTAGGTGTTAAAAAATTCTATCCCTTTTTTAAAGTAAAAGATCTTTGTGAACGAACGGGCATTATTGTGTGCTCTTCAAACTATGAATTGTATGCCGATTTATCACATAAAATGATGCAAGTGATAGGGCGCTTTGCACCGTCTCAACATATCTATTCCATTGACGAATCCTTTCTGAGTTTTGCTGACTGCGAACACGCAATACCCGATCTCGCCTTACACGCTCAAGCCATTCGCAAAGCCGTGTGGAAAGAAACGCGTTTACCTGTTTGTGTTGGTATTGGAGATACGCTTACCTTAGCTAAAGTAGCGAATCATGTCGCTAAAAAGTGGAATGGTTTTAATGGTGTTTGCGTATTGGATGAAAAATTAAAAAAGGACGTTTTTACACAATTATCTCCTTCAGATGTATGGGGAATTGGTAGAAAAACCAATGAAAAATTAAAGCAAAATAAAATTGTTACCGTTGAACAATTAAGAAAATTAGATACTCGTTTTTTACCCAAAGGGTTTAATGTTGAATTGAGCCGCACTATTAACGAATTAAATGGTATCGCTTGTAAAACATGGGATGGTGTAAGGGCTGATAAGTTACAAATATTTTCAACAAGAAGTATGGGGAAACGGATAATCGATGCTCAAAATCTAAATCAAGCACTTGCTAAACATGCGGCTATTGCTGCGATAAAAGCAAGAGAACAAAAATCGCTTTGTGGCACTTTGATGTTGTTTGCCGCGAATAGTCCTTTCGATGAAACACCGTACAGTTATAAAGTGATCAAGCAATTTGCTGCACCAACAAACGATACTTCTCAAATCTTGAAAGTGATTAGTGAAAATATGCATCACTTATATAAATCAGATGTAGCCTATTACCGAGTGGGAGTAGGACTTTTAAATCTAAGTAGTGAAACACATCAACAAGGAGACTTGTTTAATCCATCTAAAGACAATATCAAGTTAATGGGGGCGATAGATTCCATTAACCAACGCTATGGCAGCTGTAGTCTGTTTTTTGCCGCCCAAGGTGTCGATGAACCATGGTCAATGCGTAGAGAGCTGTTAACGCCTCAATATACTAGCAATTGGCGTCACCTCCCGAAGTTTACTTGTTAA
- the rsmI gene encoding 16S rRNA (cytidine(1402)-2'-O)-methyltransferase — MSEKNQLNNEVSAKLYIVATPLGNIGDITYRAVEILKNVDLIAAEDTRHSGKLLSYYQISKPTFPLHDHNERQRGSVLIEKIKAGQSVALISDAGTPLISDPGYHLVNECREAGVDVVPVPGACAAITALSAAGLPSDRFSFEGFLPVKEKAKTEKLTALAEETQTMIFYESPRRMQDTVKHIINIMGADRKLVVARELTKLFESYYVLPAGEMLEWLEQDTNHCRGEFVLMVGGASKNEDALSVEAIKTLTLLKKELPLKKAAAITAEIHHLKKNDLYKWGLENL; from the coding sequence ATGTCTGAAAAAAATCAATTAAATAACGAAGTAAGTGCAAAATTGTATATTGTCGCCACTCCTTTGGGCAATATCGGCGATATTACTTACCGTGCCGTCGAAATATTAAAAAACGTCGATTTAATTGCAGCAGAAGATACTCGACATAGTGGTAAATTATTAAGCTACTATCAAATCAGTAAACCAACTTTCCCTCTTCATGATCATAATGAGCGTCAACGTGGCAGCGTATTGATTGAAAAAATCAAAGCTGGGCAATCTGTTGCACTGATCTCAGACGCGGGGACGCCATTAATTAGTGACCCCGGTTATCATTTAGTCAATGAATGTCGTGAAGCAGGTGTTGATGTTGTTCCTGTACCAGGTGCTTGTGCAGCAATTACCGCTCTTTCAGCTGCTGGTTTACCATCAGACCGTTTTTCTTTCGAAGGGTTCTTACCAGTGAAAGAAAAAGCTAAAACAGAAAAATTGACTGCATTAGCGGAAGAAACACAAACCATGATTTTTTACGAATCTCCTCGTCGTATGCAAGATACGGTAAAACATATAATTAATATCATGGGCGCGGATAGAAAGTTAGTCGTTGCGCGTGAACTCACTAAATTATTTGAATCATATTACGTATTACCAGCTGGCGAAATGTTGGAGTGGTTAGAACAAGACACCAATCATTGCCGTGGTGAATTTGTATTAATGGTGGGAGGGGCAAGTAAAAATGAAGACGCTTTATCAGTAGAAGCGATTAAAACGCTGACATTATTGAAAAAAGAGTTACCTCTTAAGAAAGCCGCAGCGATAACTGCTGAAATACATCATCTTAAGAAAAACGACTTATATAAATGGGGCCTAGAAAACTTATAA
- a CDS encoding zinc ribbon domain-containing protein, whose translation MQLLCTDCQSELQRSGELKRHCAHCDNDFILHVDCAECAQPLQRLKACGAVSFWCDQCNELKSKSTAVYRLVKQDVG comes from the coding sequence ATGCAATTGCTTTGTACTGATTGCCAATCAGAATTACAACGCAGTGGTGAATTAAAACGCCACTGCGCTCATTGTGATAACGATTTCATACTTCATGTAGATTGTGCTGAATGTGCTCAACCATTACAGCGATTAAAAGCGTGCGGAGCAGTGAGTTTTTGGTGTGACCAGTGCAACGAGTTGAAAAGTAAGTCTACAGCTGTTTATCGCCTTGTTAAGCAGGATGTTGGATAG
- a CDS encoding BON domain-containing protein — protein MTFKPYLFSILLAAFMLQGCAGGLIVAAGTAVAVSSDERSISQLVKDDDLSEKAIDAVIASKAYNDNIRINIIANNSYLLLIGQVDTQANSNEIENELNNVPGVVGVYNQLRINQPIGLIQKTKDSWLTTKVKSKLTSHDKINPLKIKVVTENGEVFLIGQVTQEMSDFATEVTSNVEGVQQVIRVFEIIPAKSTAS, from the coding sequence ATGACATTCAAGCCTTATCTATTTTCAATTTTATTAGCTGCCTTTATGTTGCAAGGTTGTGCAGGCGGCCTTATTGTAGCGGCAGGCACTGCGGTAGCGGTAAGTAGCGACGAACGTAGTATTTCGCAATTAGTAAAAGATGATGACCTGTCTGAAAAAGCGATTGATGCAGTGATTGCTTCAAAAGCTTATAACGACAATATTCGTATTAATATCATCGCTAATAATAGTTACTTATTATTAATTGGCCAAGTTGATACGCAAGCTAATAGTAATGAGATTGAAAACGAGTTAAATAATGTACCGGGCGTGGTCGGTGTTTATAATCAATTACGTATTAACCAGCCGATTGGTCTTATTCAAAAAACTAAAGATAGTTGGTTAACCACTAAAGTAAAAAGTAAATTAACGAGCCATGACAAAATTAATCCTTTAAAGATTAAAGTCGTTACGGAGAATGGAGAGGTCTTTTTAATTGGTCAAGTGACACAAGAGATGTCTGATTTTGCGACCGAGGTAACCAGTAATGTTGAAGGTGTTCAACAAGTCATTAGAGTATTTGAAATAATCCCAGCTAAAAGTACAGCTTCATAA
- a CDS encoding LexA family protein, protein MKFIPITASAGITGFESPASDYLQLPLSLDELLVEHPSATFIGKADGHSMKGVGIFNGDILIVDRYVNAKNNDVIVANFNGEFICKILNITERLLLSANPQYPAMTISDSDQFTIEGVVIRSIRCHRESHLLEASL, encoded by the coding sequence ATGAAGTTTATTCCAATTACTGCAAGCGCGGGTATTACTGGTTTTGAAAGTCCAGCAAGCGATTACCTACAACTCCCGCTAAGCTTAGATGAATTATTAGTAGAGCATCCAAGTGCCACATTTATTGGCAAGGCAGACGGCCATTCCATGAAAGGTGTTGGTATATTTAATGGTGATATTTTAATTGTAGATCGTTATGTTAACGCTAAAAATAATGATGTCATCGTTGCTAATTTTAACGGTGAATTTATTTGTAAAATATTAAATATTACCGAAAGGCTTTTATTATCTGCTAACCCTCAATACCCAGCGATGACTATTAGCGATAGTGATCAATTTACTATTGAAGGCGTGGTTATTCGCTCGATTCGTTGTCATCGTGAAAGTCACCTACTTGAGGCAAGCCTCTGA